The window CTTTAAAGCCAATAAGCATCAATATTAAAAGACGTGCTTCGCTTTAAGACTCATAATTTGAGAGTTTGTTACGAGTGCCTAATGTAAAATCAAGCAATAAACAAACAAATGTCAGAAGCCCAActatcatcaattaaaaatgGTTCAAGCGCTCTTCTGCAACCAATGTCAGCTACATATCACTGTAAGTTAAGGTAAGATTTACACTGCAAATTTGTCAATCTTCCTACATGTACTTAAGTGATAACATAGCAACCtatttttttacatgatatattcACACGGACATGTACCTATAAACTGGATTTTCAAACACGGACACATACACAAATATGCAATGGAAATTGGAACTAACCTGTTGAACTTCGACTCTATCTCAGGTTTAATATTTGATGTTAGAGGAACAGTTGAATCATCATCATTGCATAAAAAGCTTGTGCGTCTAACTTAAACTTAATACCTTGCGTAAGTACCCAAATTTTGTTCGAACTCAACTTCCTAGTTAATAATATAACAAAATCAACTTAAAACTTAAATTGATAACACCTAGTCAATACAATAATAAAAAGTACGataaatacttttaaaataCGTCCGCATTTTCAAATAAAGATATACAATGAAAAATGAGTGTGGGGAATACATGTTTACCAGATCAGCTCTTCTTTCCTCCAAATCTCAATCTCTAACTAGAACATAATGTGGCCAAATTGCTGATGCACCAACAGCTTGTTCCCAACTTCTGCCCTTGCCAAGCGAGTACACCATACAACTTTCAATCGGCTCCCCAATAAACATTTGATGAGACCAGATTTATCAAATTGCAGATGCACCAACAGTTTGGTCCCAACTTCTCGATCATCACCCTCGGCTAGAATTTTAAGGACCTCTTCAGCAAGATTCTGGCTTGGCTGCGGATCAACCTGCCAGCGATAAGTCTCTGACACATTTCTTTAAAGCCAACAAGCATCAATATTACAAGACATGTTTCCCTTTGAGACTCAAAATTTGCAAATTTCTTACAAGTGCCTAATGCAAAATCAAGCCATGAACAAACAAATGCCAGAAGCCCAACTTTTCAGCTAAAAATTAACCCAATAGTTGCAGGAGCCCATTATCATCAAATGGTTCAAGTGCTCTTCTGCAACCAATGCCAGCTACTCATCACTGTAAGTTAAGGTAAGATTTACATTGCTAATCTGTTAATCTTCCTACATGTACTGATGTACTTAAGTGATAGTGTAGCAATTAGCAACCTATTTTTTTACACGATATATTAACACGAAAATGTACCTATTAACTGGATTTTCAAACATGAACACATACACAAATATGTAATGGAAATCAGAACCAACCTGTTGAACTTCGACCCTATCTCAGctctaattttttatgttagagGAGGAACAGTTGAACCATCATCATTGCATAAAATACTTGTACATTTAGAAAGAATACTCACTGGGCCACCTTTTGAGAACATAATTTCTATCTGTTTCCGGTTACAGAGCACACTCATCATTTTCTAATCACGAGAGAACTCCATACTCACTGGGGCACCTTTTGAGAACATAATTTCTATCTGTTTCCGGTTACAGAGCACACTCATCATTTTCTAATCACGAGAGAACTCCAACAAAGATACCTAGAAGCATTataatatcaatataaaaatcataaaatcgatTTCCCAACATGACTGGCAAGACGTTCAGACTATGTTATGACAAAAAATTATAAGAGTGTGATGTTATCTTTATTTACGAAAAAGTTCTTCATAGAATCATTCAAGGGTGGTCCGGTGACCATAAATAAGGGATTCTCTGAACTTTGGTGGTTACAAATTAATAATCAACTAGATTCCGTACCAAAACTAAAATGTTCAGATACATAAAATAGAGAAatgcatgataaaaaaaatcctaACATGCCGATAAGATAGTGCAAAAACTTGCGTCTGGATTAATCGCTTACAAAATAAAACTTGACAGTTTTTTGAAGCTGTGAGGCAGGCACGAAAACACTAGAACAATCAAATTTTACATACCTTGTAATATTTGAGCAACTGTTTCCTTTTAAGCTTAAAAGACGATATCACAGTCAATGTCAAAAGGAACCCGCTCCAGATGAATTGCTCTTAACATTTCGAAACCACGCACCTGAAAAAACATTTTGAAGGTCGGATGAAGAACCAAATACTGCTGTATTAAAGAAGACATGACAAAAATGGAATTCGTGAGGCATAACTTGTGTTGTTTGGCACTGCTGTTGAGCTCATCTAAAATGAATTTTCTTGCCTTTGAATTACCACAATAACTTGAAATCGCCTTTTTCTTGATTCTTTTCTGCCCATTCCTCAAGTGGTTTTCGCACCGGTACAACCACGACCACCAGAAATGACTCAAAACTGTTCCCATAAGAGCAGTTAAACCCATTTAGCACCACCATTGGTAGATGAATATACAATGTACCGCAGCCAATAAGGGCGGAGACTCcccataagttaacaaattttagttttcaCCCCACCAAGCAAAGCTCCGCCACTAATTATACAACAACAATAAAATTGTTACTTGGATTTCCTATGACTTGCTGATGTTACAAGAGGGCATCAGGAGTAGACACATTCAACGTTTTCCACTGCAACACACTCCACTTGAGACAGCTTGAAAATATTCTTCTTTCTATCAATGATTTTCATCTCCACAAACCTGGAAGGTCGATCTGTAAGATATGTTAGAGGAGTTTACTTTATGGAAGATAAATATGATGAGATCAAAAAAAGAGGACCGATTTATTACAATACACTAGAAAATTGCAGTACAATCGAACCAACCTTTTCCCTCAGAAACCCTGAGAGCTACTTCAGTTGAATCACCAATCTTTTCAGAACTTCGATTCTCCGGGATATTGAATCACAGATTCATCGCATAGATCTCAAGCTGCATTATAttccaaacaaacatttaccaACAACTAAGAAAACAAAGCAACGTGACGAAACTTCAGTAACAACCTTTCAGTAAAAAAGAAGAAGCAATCATCAGGTACTTGCAAAATTGACACAAGGTATAAAAGAGGGAAAAACAGAGCCAATAGGAAAACACGTGAAAGTATAAAGCTGGAAAATCCAAAAAACAAGTGCAAACATGGTTCAACAAAATCTTCTTACTGATGGAATCAGAATCAAATCCAAGCTAATGAACATATAGATGATAATAAATAGCAGCAAGCACTATACCAAGTGAGCCGATTTTTTAAATTGGGTACTTAAACATCAGAGACGACACGGTGAACATAACaattatgaattaattatggAAGGATACATGATTCAGGATGAATTATAAATTACACAGTGAAAGATTAAGCATAAATGGAAAATATCAACCATGTAATGGAAATAGTTAAAGGCACCCCCGTGTTGTCAAAGAGAAATCCTTCTGGTGCATAAGTGGTACCACTGACATACTCAGCAGTAAGAGGACCACGATCCACTGAATGAAGCACACATATCTAGGCATTCAAAAAGCATATTGTTCATCGCGGGTACTGATTCAAGCCTTACTTTGATGGTAGTCATTGGAACACCCACAATTCCCATCATTGAAACCCGTTAGCTATGGAAGTGCAACATCTGCCACAACTTTCCGTGAGTTCTGATGTTAATTTGAAATGATCCCAAATATCAGTTAAGCCAAGAACAATAGCATGCAATTCAAGCCAACATTAATTTGAAATGAGCCGAAATACAATATTCCATACTCCACTATTGTGACGTCAAAAATAGCTTGATGAATATCAAAAACAATAGCATGCAATTCAAGCCAACCTTTTTGAACTGGCTCTCCCAATAACGATTACAGTAAGATGCATGTTCGTGCTTGATCAGCATATTAAGAGCCAAAGGCATTGAATCAAAACCTGGAAGCTCAATCTATAAGATATGTTAGTTTCCTTTGTGGAAGAGAAATATGACGAGATCAAAAAAAGAGGATTGATTACAATACACTGGAATCAGTTGCAGTATAATAGAACCAACCCACAATTCCCATCATTGAAAACCCGTTAGCTTTGGAAGTGCAACATCTGCGACAACTTTAGGTGAGTCCTGACGTTAATTTTAAATGAGCAAAAATATCAGATAAGCCAAGAACAATAGCATGCAATTCAAACCAGGAATATTTGAAATGagcccaaataaaatattccatACTCCACTATCGCGACGTCAAAAATAGCTTAATGCACACCAAAAACAATAGCATGCAATTCAAGCCAACCTTTTGAACCGGCTCTCCAAATAATAATTACAGTAAGATGCACGTTCATGCTTGCTCGGCATATTAAGAGCCGAAGGCATTGAATCAAAACCTGGAAGCTCAATCTGTAAGATATGTTAGAGGAGTTTCctttatggaagaaaaataTGATGAGATAAAAATGGAGGATCGATTACAATACACTAGAATCAGTTGCAGTATAATCGAACCAACCCTTTCAGTCAGAACCCTGAGAGCTACTTCAGTTGACTCACCGATCTTTTCGTTTCTTCGCTTCTAGCACTGAGCACATTGCTATATGAAGAAGACGATGAAATTGTGCTGGGATCTCAAGCTGCATTATAttccaaacaaacatttactaacaactaagaaaacaaaacaaaatgacGAAACTTCAGTAACATTTCAGAAAAAGACAATCATCAGGTACTTGTAAAATTGACATATGAGGTAAAAAAGAGGGAAAAACACAGCCAATAGGAAAATACATGAAAGTCTAAAGCTGGAAAATCCAAAAAACAAGTGCAAACATAGTTTAACAAAATCTTCTTACTGATGGAATCATAATCAAATCCAAGCTAATGAACATATAGATGATGATAAATAGCAGAAGGCATTATACCAAGTGAGCCGATTTTTTAAATTGGGTACTTAGACATCAGAGACGACATGGTGAACATAACaattatgaattaattatggAAAGATATATGATCCAGGATGAATTATAAATTACACAgttaaagatatgataaatggAAAACATCAACTATGTAATGGAAATAGCTAGTTGCACCCCCGTGTTGTCAAAGAGAAAACCTTCTGGTGCATAAGTGGTACCACTGATGCTCAATCTGTAAGATATGTCAGAGGATTTTCCtttatgaaagaaaaaaataacgAGATAAAAAAACAGAGGATCGATCACAATACACTAGAATCAGCTGCAGTATAATCGAACCAACCCTTTAGGTCAGAACCCTGAGAGCTACTTCAGTTGACTCACAGATCTTTTCGTTTCTTCGCTTCTCCGGGTTATACTAAATCAGATATTCATTGCCTAGCGCCTGAACACATTACTATATGAAGAATGAAATTGTGCAGGGATCTCAATCTGCATTATAttccaaacaaacatttacaaacaactaagaaaacaaaacaaaatgacGAAACTTCAGTAACATTTCAGAAAAAGGCAATCATTAGGTACTTGCAAAATTGACACatgaggtaaaaaaaaaacacagccAATAGGAAAATACATGAAAGTCTAAAGCTGGAAAAACCAAAAAACAAGTGCAAACATGGTTTAACAAAATCTTCTTCTGATGGAATCATAATCAAATCCAAGCTAATGAACACATAGATGATAATAAATACAAGAAAGCATTATGCCAAGTAAGCcgaatttttaaatttggtaCTTAGACATCAGAGTGGACATGGCAAACATAACAATTATGAATTGATTATGGAAGGATACGTGATTCGGAATGAATTATAAATTACACAGTTAAAGATAAGTATAAACGGAAAACATCAACTATGTAATGGAAATAGCTAGCTGCGCCCCTGTGTTGTCAAAGAGAGAACTTTCTGGTGCACATGTGGTACCACTAACATGGTACTCAGCAGTAACAGGACCACGATCCGCTGAATGAAAAAGCACACATATCTAGGCATTCAAAAGCATATTGTTCACCTCTCAGAAGTGCAAATGAGGAGAGTATGGTGCACCTAAGCAGTGACTTATCCTGAACATTCAAGTTCAGCCCCTCATCTGTTCTCTGCTTCCCATAATCATCAATGCCACCACCCATCCGCAGAGCACCAGCAACATCACATTCCTCCTCGTCATCCTCGGGTATCATATCAAGATTACTTTCTTTATCTTCCTCTTCGCTCTCCTCAAACTCAACAGCAACACCAACCTTCGCTTCCCGGTTGGCTCGTGGGCATCGCGAGGGCGAGGGGTCTGTAGTGAAGACACGGCTTGAGTTGGCCCGATATCCGTATCGATTGAACCTAGCGTGGGCCTCAGCACCAGCACCTGGATGAATCATCTTCTTCGATCAACAACCAAAAAGAAAGTACACACGTAATCTCCATGAAGCCAATAATCCGCCCCTAAATTCTGATCGCAACAAAATCAAACGTTTAGGCTTAAACATCAAAAAAACCACTAATTAAAGACCAACATAGAAGGGAGAAAACGAAGAAACGATAGAAATCCGATTAACGGCCGAAGAAACAATAATAGtgccccaaaaaaaaaacagaatttAAAGCCAAAAATTAGAGTATTGAACCAATCTATGTTGTGATCGAGAGGAAAAGAGAGATTTCGATTTCTTGAATTGCTTGAATCTGTGAAACTCTCAGAATAAAAAACCGCTCCGTCTCCTTTCTCACCTTTACGTCAGAAGTATGTGTTAAATATATAAGGAAAGTTTCCTTTTAAAAGAAAGCAATATAAGGAAAGTTTTAATTTCGTCtaattaaatcttttataatCCAACGAAAGTAGTATTCTttcctaatttaaaattttcaaaaaaataatattataatatccaactattttaaatttaacaaaaactTACCCTACCGAAATAATTATTCTGATTacttatcaaaataattatgGAAAATCATCTACAAAGTCTTTATTTAACTTTTGCATTATCattgtaatttatttataatttataaaacctAAGACCTATTTATCAGCTACTTTTGATTTTCGAGAAACACGTATATTCTTTTCCAGAATACTTTCTTAATACcgttatttttaaaagaaaataaaacataataaataacactaaaatatttttcttaatacTTGTATATTAGCTACTTTTGGTTCCGgattattttcttttgaaaaagcGTTAGGATTTATATGTAGTAAATgataaaagtttttttaaaaattaatgatgaaaaatgattttaaaaaaattaaaattatcattttttttaaaattaaaatgataatgGATTAACAAacttaaaatatgaaattgaatGGTTAAATGACATTTTTTCAGTATATCTAAAGTTGTTAGTACAAAAGATTTAacttcaatcaataatatataatatttttagaataatgTTTTAATCTGGAACGTGATATTCTTAATTTTGAGATATCAAtaatgtataatatttttagaataatgttttaaaactCAACTATTTTCGTAAAACGAGAATATGTACTTAATAATTACCAGTGGAGCTTATTGTATAATCACATTTTGGAAACCTGGAACGTGATATTCTTAATTTTGTTCTATATTAATTTTACTTGTTATATGTTtcatgagtaggtcttttgtgagatggtctaacgaaatttttatatgtgagacgggtcaaccctaccgatattcacaataaaaagtaatactcttagcataaaaagtaatattttttcatagatgacccaaataagagatctgtctcacaaaatacgacccgtgaaatcacctcacacaaatttttgttatttttcattCGTAAAATGATGGCAGACGAGACGTAAAGGATTGGATACTTAAAAGAACTACGTTAGCATGCTTAAATCTTACACCTAATGGAACCGCCCAATCAATTCAAGTCCAGTGCTGACGAAATTCTAATGTATACAAGTATTACatgatttcaaataaataaaagtaaaattaactTCACAATAAATGACATCACAAAGGTTCGTGCCATATTTACGTGCAACTTGCTCATTTAATTTACCCACCAAAGAAAAACCAAAAAGGTAtagaataaaatattgttttagaatttcttgaagaaattgaACCAATAATGACGAGAATAGCAAAAGCAAAGCTGTAATTTTACATCATCCTTCACCACTTCCAATGAAACGGATAAGACATTGTTTAAATACAACGGAAGGTAGAATCAAAATCTAACTATTCAGTTATGATTGTAGTTCCTGATGGTTTGTGTATCATACCTGATTATGAATTGAATTGATATATGTCTTttaagtttttaaaagtcagaaaaaaataatgatacatGTATTCGACGTGATTTAGGCTTTATATCACAAATAGTATANCCCTTCAAAAAAATGAGGTCAAGCGCCATCTTTTGCTTTGTTTTCTTATGTCTCCAATTGTTAACTTTCACCATTACCCAGGCCCGGCAGCCCTTCGCCTGCAGCTCCAGAGATTCAACCAACAAAAGATTACCATTCTGCCGAGCAGATTTAACCATAGCTGACAGAGTGAAGGATTTACTCGGGCGCTTGACATTGAAAGAGAAAGTTAGGCTGCTTGTCAACAATGCAGCCGCCGTGCCACGGCTGGGGATCGACAGATACGAGTGGTGGTCCGAGGCGCTCCATGGTGTCTCCAATGTGGGGCCAGGGACAAGATTCGGTGGCGAATTCCCCGGCGCCACCAGCTTCCCGCAGGTCATCACCACCGCTGCCTCTTTCAATGCTTCCTTGTGGGAGGAGATTGGAAAAGTAAGTAAAATTATTCATTAATCTTTGCTTTTCTAAAGTTTGATTAGATTATAGTTTTTGTTGGAATTTCTGGTATGCTTTTTTGGTTTGCGTGTGTCGTATGTTATCGGAGTAATGCAAATGTCATAGATAATAAAAAAGTTATATGATAGGCAGCTAATATATATTTCCTTTGGAAACCAATTTCTTCAAAAATCATTTTCACTAATCCTAAGCCACTGtacatttcaaataaaaattatttaaaattacatttacagCATTAAACTTTGTCACTCTTGGATTTCTGTGCGTATGGATGGAACACGCCCTTTTTCTGAGAGTGTGTAAGAAAAAGCTGTTAGGATTAGATTACACATTTTCAAGCGAAAGGTACAAACAAATTTACTTGCAAGTTGTCACCAATCAGCTGCTACGTTTTTAGATTATGTCAGTGGGCTCGGTTTGCCCCACATATTCACTGCATATTCATCCAATAGGTCGTGTCGGACGAGGCCCGAGCCATGTACAATGGTGGTGCTGCTGGCCTGACATATTGGAGCCCAAACATCAACATATTCCGTGACCCGAGATGGGGCCGTGGGCAGGAAACTCCGGGTGAGGACCCGATGGTAGCTGGTGTTTACGCAGCGAGCTATGTCAAGGGTTTACAGGGAACTGACGGCGGCGACCGGCTGAAGGTGGCGGCATGTTGCAAGCATTACACGGCGTACGACCTCGACAACTGGAGTGTGGTGGATAGATTCCATTTTAATGCCAAGGTATGGAATGATAAGTCAAATTCATGGGCCATGTCGTTTGTTTATCAGACATGATATTGTTTTTCTGACAATTTATGACTTTTACGGCCCCACTTTCCAATTCCTTTTATCCTTTTccactaatttattattttggtaCTGAATTTATGATTCGTGTtggttttctaaaaaaaatttgatgcgAGTCCAATTCACGAGGCTCAATATTTGTTTACTCGGCCATTATTCATTTGAGATTGTAAATCGAAATcgaaactatttttttaattaaacaaaaacaaaatcaagacCATTTTTAATGATGATTTATACCATTGACTTTATATAATGATGTGCTGAATTTTGTCGCTGATACTTGATTTGCATTCGACTTAATGCATGTAAATTTAATAAAGTATTATTGTTCACATGCATGCAagacaattttttattatatataacatCCATCATTTAAGCATATGGTATTGAATTAAAACACGTATAGATATATCAACAAGAGATAATTAGTCTTATATTTATTAGAGGGCAGTAAAATAGTCAAATTAAAGtaataataatcaataattCTTTGTCCAATGCCTTAACTTATCATTGGAGgtgataaaaataatcaaaatgctcCAAATATAGATTTATACTATTAAGTTTAGCATGGTTAACACTTAATATTATGGATGCTAATTTAATGAGAAGAGTCTTCCCAAGAAGTCCCATTAGCTTTGTTGGTTATCAAAAAGAGCACTGCTGTTATTTTATAATACAAGAGAAGAATACATATTCCATTAAACCGAGAAGGAATCGATTCCACGTAAAGAACGGTTTTTTAATTGTGCAGGTAAGCAAGCAAGATCTTGAGGATACATTCGATGTACCATTCAAGAGTTGTGTAATGGAGGGTAAGGTTGCAAGTGTGATGTGTTCATACAATCAAGTAAATGGTATTCCGACTTGCGCAGACCCCGGACTTCTCAGGGGAACGGTAAGAGGTGCCTGGCGTCTTAACGGGTATATTGTTTCGGACTGTGACTCGGTGGGTGTTTTGTATGATAATCAGCATTATACAACGACACCAGAAGCAGCAGCAGCTGATGCAATCAAAGCAGGTTTGTTAGTACTTGGAACAAACAACATTTAGCCATAACTTGGTGGATAATGCTGTAGATTTTATGCATTCCAGGTTTGGACTTGGACTGTGGGCCTTTTCTGGCCGTGCACACGGAGAATGCGGTGCGGAAAGGGCTGTTAAACGAAGAAGAAATAAACGGCGCATTGGCTAACTCTATCACGGTTCAAATGAGACTGGGAATGTTCGATGGAGAACCATCAGCGCATCCGTATGGTAAACTTGGCCCGAAAGACGTGTGCAGCCCCGCACACCGAGAGCTGGCCTTGGAAGCAGCGAGACAGGGCATTGTTTTGCTGAAAAATGAAGGGCCTTCGCTGCCGCTTTCTCCAAGAAGGCACCGTCCCATCGCTGTTATTGGGCCAA of the Primulina huaijiensis isolate GDHJ02 chromosome 1, ASM1229523v2, whole genome shotgun sequence genome contains:
- the LOC140988877 gene encoding uncharacterized protein isoform X6 → MIHPGAGAEAHARFNRYGYRANSSRVFTTDPSPSRCPRANREAKVGVAVEFEESEEEDKESNLDMIPEDDEEECDVAGALRMGGGIDDYGKQRTDEGLNLNVQDKSLLRCTILSSFALLRA
- the LOC140989034 gene encoding probable beta-D-xylosidase 2, whose translation is MRSSAIFCFVFLCLQLLTFTITQARQPFACSSRDSTNKRLPFCRADLTIADRVKDLLGRLTLKEKVRLLVNNAAAVPRLGIDRYEWWSEALHGVSNVGPGTRFGGEFPGATSFPQVITTAASFNASLWEEIGKVVSDEARAMYNGGAAGLTYWSPNINIFRDPRWGRGQETPGEDPMVAGVYAASYVKGLQGTDGGDRLKVAACCKHYTAYDLDNWSVVDRFHFNAKVSKQDLEDTFDVPFKSCVMEGKVASVMCSYNQVNGIPTCADPGLLRGTVRGAWRLNGYIVSDCDSVGVLYDNQHYTTTPEAAAADAIKAGLDLDCGPFLAVHTENAVRKGLLNEEEINGALANSITVQMRLGMFDGEPSAHPYGKLGPKDVCSPAHRELALEAARQGIVLLKNEGPSLPLSPRRHRPIAVIGPNSDVTVTMIGNYAGVACGYTTPLHGITKYTRTIHQPGCVDVACSSDVLFGGAIRAALQADATIMVMGLDQSIEAEFRDRAGLMLPGRQQELISKVAAASKGPIILVLMSGGPVDVSFAKKDPKIQSILWVGYPGQAGGAAIADVLFGTHNPGGKLPMTWYKQEYLNNLPMTTMDMRSDPSRNYPGRSYRFYKGPVAYPFGHGLSYTSFVHTIVDGPKVVSIPIDGRHHLNSTVVSSKAIRVTHARCNRLSLSLSVDVKNTGSKDGSHTLLVYSSPPESLWAPSKQLVAFEKVSVPAGGQRRVAVNIHVCKHLSVVDRAGIRRIQMGEHALHIGDIRHPISLQAQTLRVIKS
- the LOC140988877 gene encoding uncharacterized protein isoform X5, translated to MIHPGAGAEAHARFNRYGYRANSSRVFTTDPSPSRCPRANREAKVGVAVEFEESEEEDKESNLDMIPEDDEEECDVAGALRMGGGIDDYGKQRTDEGLNLNVQDKSLLRCTILSSFALLRD